In the Glycine max cultivar Williams 82 chromosome 6, Glycine_max_v4.0, whole genome shotgun sequence genome, agtcttaattgtcaaatttattaggcagttttattatttgggctcattcagctaatttgatgtttttaatctaatttcaggaattaatgaagcattgggcttgaatctagcattgggcttggacttgaagagggcagactaatttattctataaaattagatcttatcttatctagatattatttagatttgatctcatctagatattatttcatctagatcttatcttatcttatcttatctagatttgatttgattttacttatgggcttggatttaaaacatgtttgtaagctttggggctggaaaaaaaactatataacaacaccaaagTTCTAGTTTAGGGGGCTCCCTCTCTCCCTGGCgggactctctctctctctctcctctctctcttctatttttcgtttttagttttagtctctcttctctttctcttttattttcgttttttttcaattccagttcagacttttagttttatcaataaaatttcattctctatttgattaatggaaggctaagtccgcagcgttgttttcccttgaggatcaagcacagttctctttgaggttctattattactgttaaattctgtttagtttttcctcttcactaattactttgaatttgttgcttttaattcatgcatgcttagtgcttgattaattgtctctgcgcttaatttacgttcatgcttaatgatcgtttatgagtaattggtgtatgtgatgcttaatcacataatgaatgccttatgttgaatttcgcttaatgataaaggataaactctcgtaacctaggataagaaacttgcttgtgaatcaaggggaagcaacgtgttttaattctgatattttctaattcacatatattcgctctttaattaccaaacaaccaacccccccccccccatcgttactgttactgcaagtatattatgaacatttgacttgtcactgctcgttgggaaacgacctaggatcacttcctaattactgcattttcatgtttatttgattcgagtaCGGCCTCGTAAATGAGATTAAATCTTTACAATCTTATTATATTTAGATTAATATATGCAAACTGAGCTTGCCAGGGATAGTATCAGCTACAGCTTTACGATCTTATCTATTCCAAGGGTCATGGATACCATCCATAACTGATCAGGCAACACAGGATTTACTTACAAGTAGACATCATCTGTGCATAACAcagaaatcaaacaaaaataaaacaaatacagATCTAAAACATCTACTTGACAATTTATACATGGGCTCTATCAGGATTCTTCATTAAAACAACTTTTCCAAATCCCAGTAGTTCCCAGGGTAGAAATTAAACTTGCACATGTCTACAAAGACATAAAATATTCCCTACGCAGCTAGACACTGCTAGGTAACTCTATACTTGCCCAATTTGAAATTCCAAATATGAGAATAACTATTTGGCATGACTGTCATCATCCTCTTCTGATATGTTAAACAAAAACTTTGGAAGAGATGTGATTCTAGGAAGATGGAGAAGCAAATCACTAAACGAGTCTTTCCTAGACATGCCTAGTGCTTGCTTGCCACCAGAAGTGTCCTTTGGTTCCTCCGCACCAGGCTTGACATCTTTTCCATCATGAGGTCCTTCAACAGTACTACTATCTTCGGTAAAATGAGAATTCTGCACTGTAACGGGGTCCTTCTGCAGAAGACAGCAGAGAGAATTGACCCTTGACATGAGTGATTTTTCATCAGAAGTTGCTGCAACCTGATTGTCATTGAGAAGATGTTGAGCAATGTCTTCCAGGATCTCCTTGTACTCCGATCCTCCATCAGAAAATGGTGGATTCCCGGAGGTTATTTGCTCTGTCAGGCAGAGTTCAATTTGGCCAATAAAATCACTCACTGACATAGAAGGTCGAAGTCCAGGAAGTTTTATCTGATCCCCATTTCTTGGGCCCTTGGAATCAGTTTCAGAGCTTGTACTCCCTTCAATTGAAGTACACTCCATAACTTGTATGTAAAAAGACAGATAAAAGAAACAATTAAGCCAAAAAGCACCACATAAATCATGGGACAGACAGACATAATTGTATGTAAAAAGACAGACAAATGAAACCCTTAAGCCAAAAAGCACCACATAAATCATGGCAGTCATATATTAAAGCAGCTTCAGATATCTAACAATATAGACAGAATGTCTACTGGGAAAATCCACATCATATCCATCGAAATAAAAGGGAGAGATAGATATGGAAAACGAAAGTCAAATGTTCTGTGATACTAACCAATGCAAACAGTACACCAATACCATGTACATGAAACAAAAGGGAGCATTAACCAAGTCCTTAATATAAGTACCTGAACTGGGTGAAGGTGCATCTCGGGGGAGACTATCCAACATCATTCCAGGAGGATCATTGTGTTCAGTCTTAAATGATGATAACAGGGATGCCTGAGGTGATCCACTATCTTGAAAACAAGACGTGGAAGATCCTTTACCACTGACTTGAAGAAGATCGCGATCTTTTGGATTGTCTGGGTCCTCAAAAGCAGAAGGTTGTGTGTCAAAATGTGGTGAATCCAAAATTATCTCTGGCTGTTGGCTTAAGAAATTAAGACGCATGTCACACTGGATAagcttttcaaaatgttttgcCAACAGCCCTTGAGGGCATTGCAAAAAATGCAGCCTACAAACCACAAGATCAAGTTTTCAGACATCACAACCTTGTAAGTAAGACCTAAACACATAGTAAAACCTCATCAGACTTAAAATTCTGCAAAACTTAGCTTCAGCCCCCtcccaaaattattttttaaaaaatttgtagatTAGAAATGCTTCAAAAGATAAGTAGCGAGCTTTCTGGTGTAAACAAAATACTAAAACAAATGGCACTAGACCTCCCTTGGTGGATTACTTCATTGCGCTTCACACTCTTATGCATTTCCCTTCTCAAATTTCCCATCAGCAATATTTAAGAAtggttatatatgataaatgaataataaaaccatcaaacttttcaataGTTAACAGCTGAGCAAACATCCACATATCAGAGGAAAACAGTGAAAGAATATACCTATGTTTACTAGACTGTCCATCGGTAAAATCTGCTGTTGCCTGCCATAGTGTATGCTTTCTAGGCTGAGGATTAGTCTCCCTGAAGTAAAGAGGCTGTCTAGCAAGCTgcaacaaagaaattaaaagaatgatAAACCAAACTCTAATGCATACATAGACCTATGCATCTCAAAGAGCTATTCAGGAGGCTAAAATAATATAGAGAATTAAATTACCACAACAGTCAATGTGCTAGGCCCATCATCAGGACAATGTGCCTTAAGTGCCATGATATCTGACCATTGAATTTCTATTTTACTCTTTAGACCACCTTCGAGAACTTCCCAAACAAGCTTATGTTTAGCAAAGTAACACTTTGCCACCAAGTCACCCTCATATCTTGATTTATACTGCCACAAAGAGAAATTTAGTTAGTAAATaagcttaaatatgtttgagaTCCCTGATATATATCCGATTTTTATCTTGAGtgtctattaaatattttcattgttttaagtccttgaaaaatttaaaattttgtcctAGGTCCCTACCGTCAGCtaagtgatgatgtgacatCATCTCAACGGCTCTTCCAATATATATCAGTCATCAGATGATGTCATGTCATCACTTAACTTGACAATAGGAACCCAGAccaaaacttttaatatatcaggatttagaaaaatgaaaaaatttatcaaggactcaaaatacaaatttaatatatatcagGGACCTAAAATCACAGCAACAGCAACACAAAACATCAGGAATATACCTCCCACGAACCAATCCTCAGCAGCGAAGCTGGGAAGTTAGAAGCTTTGAGCTTGTCAGCACCACCGGCACCGGACACAGCAGCAGCCCTGCTCTCCCTTTTGGCTCCAGAGCTTAAATCTTCGCTCGGCTGCGCACTTCCTTGAGAAAGCTTCATCTGAATCAAATCCAACAGTGAAGGGCTCTTCCTGAGGCGCAAACCCAACGGGCTCGGCTCGTCAAGTATGTTCAGATGGGATGGAGAACTGACAGAACCATCATCGGAAGCACTCCATTGCTAAAATGATTGCAAGCACGCACGCAAACACGGGAAGGAGGAATAAATAAcacgttttttattttaaaagaaaaaaaaaacaagatataAAATTTCAACATCTCTCTCGTAAACAAACAAAGCGCGTGTTCTATGATTCCGAGCATTAAAGCTAGGCAATAATAATGCAGAtgacatgttaatttttttgataCATCAGAATTGAAGAATTAAACAAAAGACCAAGGGTGTGTGAGTCTTGTAAAACCCTtgtaaggaaagaaaaaaaatagattcacACCCCTTTCATAAAAGAAGAACAAAAGGAAACAGAAGAAACTACTACTGTCTAATGAagactataaataaataaataatgtatgaTTGAATTAGGTCACTTAAGGAGTGCCCAAAAACGCGATCTAGCGAGCGATTGAAAGGAAGATAGAGAGGATACGAAATAGAATACCTGAGGCTGAGgcgagggagagggagagggttTGCAGCGCTTGTTGTGAGGCCCATGCTCTTCTTCCAGTGGGTCCTCAACGATCTCCAACTTCACGGGGTCGCCGCACGAAGACGTTTCGGGCTTCCGAGAATTCTTCATCAGCTGAACCATCAacagaaatgaattgaaatccaagaaggagaaggagaagccAAGGAAGGTGTTGGCAGATTCCGGAAACCCTAATTAATAacaaaggaaggaaggaagaagacTAGCGACGGCGGATGATGGGCTGGGCTTCGAAATGGTCGTTCCTTCAGGGACAAAAAAGGGACTCTATATCCAGGTGCAACCACTTCCCTTCATTGCCAAAAAAAATACagattaattaagaaatatcttcatttattaactaaaatttctcgtcgtatcttcatttttttaataatatactaaatttattttattgttaataaatatttttaaatatataagttatataataaataaaatccataataatatttttttgatataaattatattttaagtttataataaataatttatattatgatataatgttattttaaattactgATACTAACTTGatcaatttattataaaatatattgaaatttaatatagaaatactaataataataataataataaatcacatATTGCAAGGGATAATAGGTTCGGcaaaatatataacaacattctcattgaagaaaaatattaaaaaaggctcacgaataataatatttaaaaatattctcattcaaaataattattctaatttatataaaaaaatctataatttaatttaattacttaacTAATGCATGTAACCCGTACATCGCACTGGACAAacaagaataatattttgattatttaaaaaacaaatttaaaagtaaGATAGAATAATaagagataaatatattttttataaaaaaacattttagcttTCTTTTGATCGAAAATTTTAGTACaagtttgaatattttaaattaacaaataagagtttgattttaggattaattatattaaatcaaaatacttTCAGGTTCTTTGTTTTTAAAACTAGCcatctttaaatttttcaatttaacAAACAATGTACCTTTTACAaactaaacaaagaaaaattattttaagtataaattaggttgtaataattaatgtatatgAAGGTAAAAAATCGTTCATAAATAAGCATAGAATAATACTTAAACGATAACATTTACGATCACATAAGCGTAATCATAATAACATAAAACTCTAAATAAACATTCAAAAGTAATAAAGAATAGGTCAATACCATAAGAATGAATTATAGATAAAAGAATATGTTGTGTAAAGAATAATGAGGCATAGAAAGTAGAATGGAGATCGGAagcaaaatcaaaaataaaatcaatgagGAAAAATATACATGTTCTATAGAACTGAAAAGTAGGGAGTGCAACAAAGTTTGGTATACATGAAGTGGGCAAATCTTCTTAAcggaataaaaatgatatattcttgcatatatatatatatatatatatatatatatatatatatatatatatatatatatatatatatatatatatataattggtcATTGAAACTAATAACGTTATGTGTCATCAAATGCCTTCAAATTTCGTCACTTGTCTCACACCTTTTCTCAATTTAAATAATCACTAACCGTTTAGTAATTTCTACTTTGAACATTCAATTTACCATTCTCAATTACTTTTCCTTCGACTTAACATATTTGAGAATATCAAACAACTTCTTTTCAacatattaattcaaatttatccTTTTCGACTTCACACATTTCTATTTCTTATACTTGTTATCTTGTTCTCTTCACATATTTTTGATACTACAATTATGGTTTCAGGAATTTCAAATCGAAACACAATgtgtttttctataaaattaatgatactTTTTAATTGATGTCTCTCAAAACccatttagtaaaataatcaacAACTACTAAAATTTACTTATGTCCTTTTGAAGAAGTGGGATGTATTTGCCCAATTAAATCAATAGTTTGTCCTCGAAAAGGCCAAGGTTTCACCATCAAATGTAGCTCGCTTGCATGAACTTGTTGAATAGGCCTATGTTTTCTAACATTCTTTATAGGACTTGtcataattcataaatcaaaatttcaacACAATAGGCCAATAATATCTTTTTTCGAACAATacccatttcattttttctccaacTTCATGAGATCCACAAATACCTTCATGAACTTCTATCAAAGCAATATAAGCTTTTATTTCTCCCAAACACCTTAATAAACTATCATCTACACTTTTCTTGTATAACTAATCTCCCAGCAAAACAAAACTTGTTGTTGGATACTCTATTTTCGACCTACATTTGAATTGAGATTCTTCAAATACTCGACCAAAGGTTTCCTCCTATCTTGATCATTCAAAACATCGATTTGTAAAACTTCAAATTGCTCTGGCAATTTATCTCGAATATGAATTAATCTCTCGAATTGATCACTTGATAATCTattgtcttaaaaaaaatactaagccaataaaatttattataatttgttttgaaaatatttaatagtatattgaatataattacattaaaattgaAGAAGATGACTAATTACATTGTTAATTGAAAGCTCTTAAAAATTTTAgcctattaaaatttattttgattttatttttatttgagttataaattaaaaacataaacataataaatatgagcatataaatttaaaattgagtgtttatttttgttattatagatATCATGTtaatatgtatttgatttttgccagtttttaattaacattttttacatgtgtttattgtaaaaatggctaaaatatgtttgggGTTCTTGCAAAATTtgaaaagtattaattttatccttagaaaaaaaaattgtattaatttgatccctataaaaataaaatatatttttgttagtcTTTAGTAGTAACTCTATTAAACGTTAATATGAAGTAATTtcattataaatgaattaaacaaCTTGTGGCCGTTAAAACTCTACAAAatgaattaaatcatttttggccaataaccccccccccccccaaaaaaattgaatttttttcatcacGCCTTAGGAGATTTCTCGcactttttttataagattaggAAGAAGATGAAACAATAGTGGGTCCAAGTGTCTTCTAAGTGCGTATCTGAAGGTAacgaaaaaaagtaattaagtaTGTTAATGACACGTCACGTAATCATCTAATAGAGTTACTATTGaggataacaaaaatatattttatttttacaggaaccaaattaatatgaaaagttttatgaggacaaaataaatatttttagaattttacatGGACCCCAAGTATCgttgtaaaaattgttttttttaaaaacttgttaaaatagtgtgatttttattaattaaatttaaatgatgaCATTTTGAACACATGATTGtaccccaaaaaaattattgtaaaaaatgttgaaaaagttaaaacagaaaatgagaaaagatacacaaaattattacaaaaaatagatatgcgaaaaatacaaaaaggataaagataaaaaaaaaatataaaacctttaatcatatcaaaatacaaaagttacaaaaaaacaaattattctaaatacaaaatggaaaaagaaaaagggaaaagaattaAGAGCAAAtccacaaaaacaaaagaaaagaataatggGATCACAATCTTTCCATTTCCTGAATACTCCCAATACTCTTTTTAATTGCCTCTTGCACCACACCGTTTTGTAATAACATGATATAGTAAGATGAATATAATTgctctaaaacaaaaaaaaaaatattaccataaaacaaaattgcatGACTATAGTatgtcaaataataaaatagaatttgaaTCATCTTTATCAATTAGCCACCATATATGtgctaatcaattattttttccaattaatGTTAAAAGTGTCTCATAGTCGTGAAACTTAAACCTTTATGAGGATTTCATCCAATGTTGATGAAAGtttattgagaaaaataaatttattaaaaaaggtataaaaattgttacttttgtagaaatttttctttataatagaAGAAATTTCTTAGTGCTTCAAAGTGTTGTTGCAAATGTTGTTAAAAGTAGGTGTTGTTTCCTCTATTATTTCATCATCCTTGTTGCAAGTAGTTGTTGTTTGTTGATCATTGTTGGGAGAAGCTATTTTTTCCTACCCCTGGTGACACAAATAGTAGGAATAGTATTGTAAATCTCTAAGAAGTGAAATTCTATGAATCTTTTGTGGTGTTTATAAACTTCATGTAGTGAAGAGTAATTATatgagtattttattttattttattttatttaggtgttatgaatatgaaaaatctttttatatctttttattatcattattttttattattattataactattatttttatatgtgtaTAAatcattgtttgaatttttagtgcattaaagtaattttcaaattaattttttaatcataaccTAActgttactaaatatttttaagtaaatatattaataaaaaaaagtgattcatGAGAGATAGCATAATAGCAATATCTATTTGCAATAATATGTTGTGTCCATTAtcaataattcttttaaatttagttttaaaattatttaggtTTGTCCGTTATAAAAGGAACCAATGTGTGAcctgttggacattttagtgtaattgatctctttattatgttaaaataagagtacacgcttgttttaatgtaataacgagatgttcgatttaggcaaattttggaagttacatggaagttactaaaacttccatcaacggttggaagttgcatggaagttactaaaacttccatcaacggcaatttttaaaaataaataacttccatcaacaGCCAAAAATCACcttttctttgatcataaataatcattctggttcagaaagcataacggtgtgacaaaacatacaagaccaaaacaaaactcttgaattataatcttctgattttatccaattgaacaattttggttgaaccccgaaatttgattcaatctgaaagtgttatacacgacttcagatttatccagtatcatctcgatttttcaaattaaccaacaaaagattgaatcaaatctttcgagatgacgaacgatagttcgaagatgacaagcaagtttgcgaagttggacaagtttgaagggcaggatttcagaagatagcagaagaagatgcactttctcttgacaacattgaatgtgGTGTATGTGCTGAGTACACCGATGCCGATGTATATGGAAGAAgaaactctggatcaaacaaggaagcgttcgaaatgggagaacgacgattacatttgtcgtggacacattctgaacggtatgtctgactctctctttgatatttatcaaaatgttgagtctgctaaggaattatgagactctcttgaatccaagtatatggcaAAAGATGCCTCAAataacaaattcttagttagtaatttctttaattacaaaatgattgattcgaggcctgttatggaacaatataatgaattgctgcggattttgggtcagtttactcaacatgatttgaaaatggatgaatccattgcagtttcatctataattgataaactgtcttcttcttggaaagacttcaagcataccttgaaacataagaaggaagagttgactctggttcaactcggtagtcatttcatgattgaggagtcgttgagggctcaggaaattgacaaagtcaatgataaaaacgtagcaggttcctcttccgttaatatggtagaggaaagtggaatagttaagcaaaattataatgctaaaggtaacaaacgcaaatttcaaggaaataagaacaaaggtccaaacaaacagataaaattgtcatgttggaagtgtggaaaacctggtcatttaaagagggattgtcgggtgttcaaaggaaagaacaagactggtccaagtgggtctaatgatcctgaaaagcaacaaggatgatgacgttgcttggtggtttgattcgggagcaacaagccatgtgtgAAAAGATTgtcgttggttcaaggaatttagaccaatcgatAATGActctattgtgaagatgggcaatgttgcaactgaaccaatcctaggattaggttgtgtgaatttagtttttacttccggaaaaagtttgtatttggtAATGTCTTATTTATACCTGGTGttcgtaagaacttattgtctggtatggttttaaataattgtggtttcaagcaagtacttgaaagtgacaagtacatcttgtcaagacatggttcgtttgttggatttggttatcgttgtaatggaatgtttaaattaaacattgatgttccttttgttcatgaatctatttgtatggcctcgtgtagttctataattaatatgacaaaatcagaaatttggcatgctagattaggacatgttcattacaaaagattaaaagatatgtcaaaaacaagtatgattcctccttttgatatgaacattgaaaaatgcaaaacttgcatgttgaccaagaccactaggaaaccttttaaggatgttaaaagtgagactaaagtctcagaccttattcatagtgatttgtgtgatttgcatgctactccatcattaggtcataaaaaataacttgttacttttattgatgatgcatcaaggtattgttatgtatatttattaaatacaaaagatgaagctcttgataaatttaaaattttagaacttcatcaaaatgggctaatcaaaactcttcgtacggaTAGGGGAGGTGACTATTATGATCcgatttattttcaatctactggaataatacataccttgaaagaaatggtgaattccatgttatcctattcgggtttaagtgaaggattttggggtgaggctatgttgacagcctgttacttgttgaaccgaattcctaacaaaaggaataaggttaccccatatgaactttggcacaaaaagacaccaaatttgagttatctcaaaatttggggatgtagggctgtgagaactcagcataatttggccgatcatttaaccaaaggattaagtagagatctcgtgaaaaggtcggctgtgggattaggattaaagtccatctgaaatctcttatgttaagatacccaattcccatctaatatgacattagatgctgaattcaatgtggaaagcttaacatgtagagattggaacacatcatcgaaagtatcccaaaaggtATGTGTTCGGTTCTGCAAGTTAAGGAAgttgaagtataacttctcaatggttcttttgaaaaattgcatttgcaggtgcaagaaacaaaatgactacctatataagcatgaagtttagccgcttcaagaagctgggacttggctttgatatgcttatgaaggatagggacacaggctagtaaattagtgtcgagcaagagtaatgttataaactattgtgcagattatcttcatgtattcattatgaatagcaagggttcaatccttagtgacaccctgatattcgaatatttgaaacgtgtaatttgctaagatgaaattcaatcgtcacgatatttcatctatgcaatagtttgtggtatgttatgactttggtgatttgatcggtaattacactaaaatgggggatgtttgttggacattttagtgtaattgatctctttattatgttaaaataagagtgcacgcttattttaatgtaataatgagatgttcggtttaggcaaattttggaagttacatggaagttactaaaacttccatcaacggttggaagttacatggaagttactaaaacttccatcaacggcaatttttaaaaataaataacttccatcaaccgccaaaaatcaccttttctttgatcataaataatcattctggttcagaaagcataacggtgtgacaaaacatacaagaccaaaacaaaactcttgaattataatcttctgattttatccgattgaacaattttggttgaaccctgaaatttgattcaatctgaaagtgttatacacgacttcagatttatccagtatcatctcgatttttcaaattaaccaacatgACCCGTGTGTTCGCACATGTCATGTGttcgtttatttttttatgcatgtttttatatatatgtatagtaAAAAGATTTCCATAAATAGAAGGAGTTGGCTCAGGTTCATTTACAACAAGTTGTTTTCATCCAAGAGGAATTTTGGCTACAAAAAGCTAGAATTTCATGGTTCACATAGGGAGATAGAAATACTATTTTTTCCACAAGCAAGTCAAATTTAAAAGGTTGCTTCTTAGTTAACAACCCTTACTGTCGAAGATAATCTAATTGAGTCAGAGTTAGAGTCAGAGATTGAAAGCCACATTTTGAACTTTTATTTTGACTTGTATGCAACTAATAACAATTGTAATGCCAACAATCATGTCTTTGAGTTAATTCCATTTCTTATCTCTGGATAAGATAATGTTTCTGCCTAACACTTCATCTATGGCAGGgtaaaaaatgcaattttttatttgagtgcAACTAGTGTCCCAGGTCTAGACGGGTTTGGCGATATCTTCTTTTAAGAATTGTGGAATATTATTCATGTTGATGTGTTTAAAtcaatattacaattttttaatgacTTTTGGGTGCTTCTTAACTTAAATTCTAATCTAGTGGCCCTCATTCCCAAATTCCCTCAAGGTGATAGAATTGAATAGTTTAGGCCCATTGCTTTGGCCAACTTCCAATGGAAAATCAT is a window encoding:
- the LOC100792008 gene encoding uncharacterized protein — encoded protein: MVQLMKNSRKPETSSCGDPVKLEIVEDPLEEEHGPHNKRCKPSPSPSPQPQQWSASDDGSVSSPSHLNILDEPSPLGLRLRKSPSLLDLIQMKLSQGSAQPSEDLSSGAKRESRAAAVSGAGGADKLKASNFPASLLRIGSWEYKSRYEGDLVAKCYFAKHKLVWEVLEGGLKSKIEIQWSDIMALKAHCPDDGPSTLTVVLARQPLYFRETNPQPRKHTLWQATADFTDGQSSKHRLHFLQCPQGLLAKHFEKLIQCDMRLNFLSQQPEIILDSPHFDTQPSAFEDPDNPKDRDLLQVSGKGSSTSCFQDSGSPQASLLSSFKTEHNDPPGMMLDSLPRDAPSPSSVMECTSIEGSTSSETDSKGPRNGDQIKLPGLRPSMSVSDFIGQIELCLTEQITSGNPPFSDGGSEYKEILEDIAQHLLNDNQVAATSDEKSLMSRVNSLCCLLQKDPVTVQNSHFTEDSSTVEGPHDGKDVKPGAEEPKDTSGGKQALGMSRKDSFSDLLLHLPRITSLPKFLFNISEEDDDSHAK